A genomic window from Pseudocitrobacter corydidari includes:
- the hemG gene encoding menaquinone-dependent protoporphyrinogen IX dehydrogenase: MKTLILFSTRDGQTREIAAYLSSELKELGIDSELVNLNRTQDVEWELYDRVVVGASIRYGHFHSAVDRFVKKHAAQMQALPSAFFSVNLVARKPEKRSPQTNNYTRKFLLASPWQPDACAVFAGALRYPRYRWYDRFMIRLIMKMTGGETDTRKEVVYTDWQQVAHFAREIAHIPRK, translated from the coding sequence TTGAAAACATTAATTCTCTTCTCTACCCGTGATGGTCAGACGCGTGAAATTGCAGCGTATCTCTCTTCCGAGCTTAAAGAGCTGGGTATTGATTCTGAGCTGGTGAATCTGAATCGCACTCAGGACGTTGAGTGGGAACTGTATGACCGCGTTGTGGTGGGGGCGTCGATTCGCTATGGACACTTCCATTCTGCGGTCGATCGTTTTGTGAAAAAGCACGCCGCGCAAATGCAGGCGTTGCCGAGCGCTTTCTTCTCGGTGAACCTGGTGGCGCGTAAACCCGAGAAGCGCTCGCCGCAGACTAATAACTACACGCGTAAGTTTCTGCTGGCCTCGCCGTGGCAGCCGGATGCCTGCGCTGTTTTTGCCGGGGCGCTGCGTTACCCGCGTTATCGCTGGTATGACCGTTTTATGATCCGCCTGATTATGAAGATGACGGGCGGCGAAACGGATACCCGTAAAGAAGTGGTTTATACGGACTGGCAGCAGGTAGCCCATTTCGCGCGTGAAATTGCGCACATTCCGCGCAAATAG
- the ubiD gene encoding 4-hydroxy-3-polyprenylbenzoate decarboxylase, translated as MKYHDLRDFLTLLEQQGELKRITLPVDPHLEITEIADRTLRAGGPALLFENPTGYDMPVLCNLFGTPKRVAMGMGQEDVSALREVGKLLAFLKEPEPPKGFRDLFDKLPHFKQVLNMPTKRLRGAPCQQKIISGDDVDLSRIPVMTCWPEDAAPLITWGLTVTRGPHKERQNLGIYRQQVIGKNKLIMRWLSHRGGALDFQEWCAAHPGERFPVSVALGADPATILGAVTPVPDTLSEYAFAGLLRGTKTEVVKCVSNDLEVPASAEIVLEGYIEIGEMAPEGPYGDHTGYYNEVDNFPVFTVTHITQRDDAIYHSTYTGRPPDEPAVLGVALNEVFVPILQKQFPEIVDFYLPPEGCSYRLAVVTMKKQYAGHAKRVMMGVWSFLRQFMYTKFVIVCDDDVNARDWNDVIWAITTRMDPARDTVLVENTPIDYLDFASPVSGLGSKMGLDATNKWPGETQREWGRPIKKDPAVTARIDAIWDELAIFSDSKRD; from the coding sequence ATGAAATACCACGATCTACGCGACTTTCTGACATTGCTGGAGCAACAAGGTGAACTGAAACGTATTACGTTGCCTGTTGATCCTCACCTGGAAATCACCGAAATTGCCGATCGCACCCTGCGTGCTGGCGGCCCGGCGTTACTGTTTGAGAACCCAACGGGTTACGACATGCCGGTGCTGTGTAACCTGTTCGGTACGCCAAAGCGCGTGGCGATGGGGATGGGGCAGGAGGATGTCAGCGCACTGCGCGAAGTGGGGAAACTGCTGGCCTTTCTGAAGGAGCCTGAACCACCGAAAGGGTTCCGCGATCTCTTCGATAAACTCCCTCATTTCAAGCAAGTGCTTAACATGCCGACTAAGCGTCTGCGTGGCGCGCCGTGCCAGCAAAAAATTATCTCCGGTGATGATGTCGATTTATCGCGTATTCCGGTGATGACCTGCTGGCCGGAAGATGCGGCACCGTTAATCACCTGGGGGCTGACGGTCACACGCGGCCCGCACAAAGAGCGGCAGAACCTGGGCATTTATCGCCAACAGGTGATCGGCAAGAACAAACTGATTATGCGCTGGCTGTCGCATCGCGGCGGCGCGCTCGATTTTCAGGAGTGGTGCGCGGCGCATCCGGGCGAGCGATTCCCGGTATCCGTGGCGCTGGGTGCCGATCCTGCGACGATTCTGGGCGCGGTTACCCCGGTGCCGGATACGCTGTCGGAATACGCGTTTGCGGGTTTGCTGCGCGGCACAAAAACTGAAGTGGTGAAGTGCGTTTCTAACGACCTGGAAGTGCCTGCCAGCGCGGAAATCGTGCTGGAAGGGTATATCGAGATCGGTGAAATGGCACCGGAAGGGCCATATGGCGACCATACCGGTTACTACAACGAAGTGGATAACTTCCCGGTGTTTACCGTCACGCATATTACCCAGCGCGATGATGCCATTTATCACTCGACCTACACCGGACGTCCGCCGGATGAACCGGCGGTGCTGGGTGTGGCGTTAAACGAAGTCTTCGTACCGATTCTGCAAAAGCAGTTCCCCGAAATCGTCGATTTCTATCTGCCGCCGGAAGGGTGTTCTTACCGTCTGGCGGTTGTTACGATGAAAAAACAGTACGCCGGGCACGCGAAACGGGTGATGATGGGCGTATGGTCGTTTTTACGCCAGTTTATGTACACCAAGTTTGTTATCGTCTGCGATGACGATGTGAATGCGCGTGACTGGAATGATGTTATCTGGGCGATTACCACCCGTATGGACCCCGCGCGGGACACGGTACTGGTGGAAAACACGCCGATAGATTATCTGGATTTTGCCTCGCCGGTTTCCGGTCTGGGGTCAAAAATGGGGCTGGATGCCACCAATAAATGGCCAGGAGAAACCCAACGTGAATGGGGGCGTCCGATCAAAAAAGATCCGGCGGTTACGGCGCGTATCGACGCTATCTGGGATGAGCTGGCCATTTTTAGCGACAGCAAACGCGATTAA
- the fre gene encoding NAD(P)H-flavin reductase: protein MTILSCKVTSVDAITDTVYRVRLVPEAPFSFQAGQYLMVVMDERDKRPFSMASTPDQQDYIELHIGASELNLYAMAVMDRILKDREIVVDIPHGEAWLRDDEERPLILIAGGTGFSYVRSILLTALKRNPNRDVTIYWGGREEKHLYDLAELEALTVNHPKLNVIPVVEQPDDAWRGRSGTVLTAVLQDYGTLAEHDIYIAGRFEMAKIARDLFCNERQAREDRLFGDAFAFI, encoded by the coding sequence ATGACAATTTTAAGCTGTAAAGTGACCTCGGTAGATGCCATCACCGACACTGTATATCGCGTCCGTTTAGTACCCGAAGCCCCATTCTCGTTCCAGGCGGGTCAGTATTTAATGGTCGTGATGGATGAGCGTGATAAGCGCCCGTTCTCCATGGCCTCCACGCCGGATCAGCAGGACTATATCGAACTGCATATTGGCGCATCGGAGCTCAATCTGTACGCGATGGCGGTTATGGATCGCATTCTGAAGGATCGCGAAATTGTCGTTGATATTCCTCATGGCGAAGCCTGGCTGCGCGACGATGAAGAACGTCCGCTGATTCTGATTGCGGGCGGTACTGGCTTCTCCTACGTGCGCTCCATTCTGCTGACTGCGCTGAAGCGTAACCCGAACCGGGATGTCACCATTTACTGGGGTGGGCGTGAAGAGAAACATCTGTATGACCTGGCTGAGCTTGAAGCGTTAACGGTTAATCATCCGAAGCTGAATGTTATCCCGGTTGTTGAGCAGCCTGATGACGCGTGGCGTGGCCGCTCCGGTACCGTGCTGACGGCGGTATTGCAAGATTACGGTACGCTGGCGGAGCATGATATCTATATTGCTGGCCGTTTCGAGATGGCGAAAATCGCCCGTGACCTGTTCTGCAACGAACGTCAGGCGCGTGAAGACCGACTGTTTGGCGATGCGTTTGCGTTTATTTAA
- the fadB gene encoding fatty acid oxidation complex subunit alpha FadB gives MLYKGDTLYLNWLEDGIAELVFDAPGSVNKLDTATVASLGHALDVLEKQKELKGLLLRSEKAAFIVGADITEFLSLFLVPEEQLSEWLHFANSVFNRLEDLPVPTIAAVNGYALGGGCECVLATDYRLATPDLRIGLPETKLGIMPGFGGSVRMPRLLGADSALEIIAAGKDVGAEQALKIGLVDGVVKHEKLIDGALSVLRQAINGDLDWRAKRRPKLEPLKLSKVEATMSFTIAKGMVMQTAGKHYPAPITAVKTIEAAARLGRDEALKLENQSFVPLAHTNEARALVGIFLNDQYVKGLAKKLAKTTDAPKHAAVLGAGIMGGGIAYQSAWKGVPVIMKDINEKSLTLGMTEASKLLNKQLERGKIDGLKLAGVISTIQPTLDYAGFDRVDVVVEAVVENPKVKKAVLAETEQKVRPDAVLASNTSTIPIGELADALERPENFCGMHFFNPVHRMPLVEIIRGKKTSEQTIAKVVSWASQMGKTPIVVNDCPGFFVNRVLFPYFAGFSQLLRDGADFRKVDKVMEKQFGWPMGPAYLLDVVGIDTAHHAQAVMAAGFPQRMQKDYRDAIDALFDASRFGQKNGLGFWRYKEDSKGKPKKEEDAQTDSLLADVSQPKRDFSDEEIIARMMIPMVNEVVRCLEEGIIASPAEADMALVYGLGFPPFHGGAFRWLDTLGSAKYLDMAQQYQHLGPLYDVPEGLRNKARHNEPYYPAVEPARPVGTLKTA, from the coding sequence ATGCTCTACAAAGGCGATACCCTGTACCTCAACTGGCTGGAAGATGGCATTGCCGAACTGGTGTTCGACGCCCCCGGCTCGGTGAATAAATTAGATACGGCGACCGTAGCCAGCCTCGGTCACGCGCTCGATGTCCTCGAAAAACAAAAAGAGCTGAAAGGGCTGCTGCTGCGCTCTGAAAAAGCGGCGTTTATCGTCGGCGCAGACATTACCGAATTCCTCTCGCTGTTCCTGGTGCCAGAAGAACAGCTCAGCGAATGGCTGCATTTCGCCAACAGCGTCTTCAACCGTCTGGAAGATTTACCGGTTCCGACCATCGCCGCCGTTAACGGCTACGCGCTGGGCGGCGGCTGCGAATGCGTACTGGCGACCGATTACCGTTTAGCCACGCCAGACCTGCGCATCGGCCTGCCGGAAACCAAACTGGGGATCATGCCCGGCTTTGGCGGTTCCGTGCGTATGCCACGCCTGTTGGGCGCGGACAGCGCGCTGGAAATTATCGCCGCCGGGAAAGATGTTGGTGCGGAGCAGGCGCTGAAAATCGGCCTGGTGGATGGCGTTGTTAAACACGAGAAACTGATCGATGGTGCGCTGTCCGTATTGCGCCAGGCGATAAATGGCGATCTCGACTGGCGCGCGAAGCGTCGTCCGAAACTGGAACCGCTGAAGCTTAGTAAAGTGGAAGCCACCATGAGCTTCACTATCGCCAAAGGCATGGTAATGCAAACCGCAGGCAAACATTACCCTGCCCCCATTACCGCCGTGAAAACCATTGAAGCCGCTGCACGTCTGGGGCGCGATGAAGCCTTGAAGCTGGAAAACCAAAGCTTTGTCCCGCTGGCGCACACCAACGAAGCGCGCGCGCTGGTTGGTATCTTCCTGAACGATCAATACGTAAAAGGTCTGGCGAAAAAACTCGCCAAAACCACCGATGCGCCGAAACACGCCGCCGTTCTGGGCGCGGGTATTATGGGCGGCGGTATCGCGTATCAATCGGCCTGGAAAGGCGTGCCGGTGATCATGAAAGATATCAACGAGAAATCGCTGACGCTTGGCATGACAGAGGCCAGCAAACTGCTAAATAAGCAGCTGGAGCGCGGAAAAATTGATGGTCTGAAACTGGCAGGCGTCATTTCCACCATCCAGCCTACGCTGGATTACGCCGGGTTCGACCGTGTCGATGTGGTTGTGGAAGCGGTTGTTGAAAATCCGAAGGTGAAAAAAGCGGTGCTGGCGGAAACCGAGCAAAAAGTCCGCCCGGATGCTGTGCTGGCCTCCAACACTTCAACCATTCCGATCGGCGAACTGGCCGACGCGCTGGAGCGTCCGGAAAACTTCTGCGGCATGCACTTCTTCAACCCGGTGCACCGCATGCCGCTGGTTGAGATCATTCGCGGCAAAAAGACCAGTGAGCAAACCATCGCCAAAGTGGTTTCCTGGGCCAGCCAGATGGGCAAAACGCCGATCGTGGTCAACGACTGCCCCGGCTTCTTCGTTAACCGCGTGCTGTTCCCCTACTTCGCCGGTTTTAGCCAGTTGCTGCGCGACGGCGCGGATTTCCGCAAAGTCGACAAAGTAATGGAGAAACAGTTTGGCTGGCCGATGGGCCCGGCTTATCTGCTGGACGTGGTCGGTATCGACACCGCACATCACGCACAAGCCGTGATGGCAGCAGGTTTCCCGCAGCGCATGCAGAAAGATTATCGCGACGCCATCGACGCCCTGTTTGATGCCAGCCGCTTCGGGCAGAAAAATGGCCTTGGCTTCTGGCGCTATAAAGAAGACAGCAAAGGCAAACCGAAAAAAGAAGAAGACGCACAAACCGACAGCCTGCTGGCCGACGTTTCCCAGCCGAAGCGTGACTTCAGCGACGAAGAGATCATCGCCCGCATGATGATCCCGATGGTCAACGAAGTAGTGCGCTGCCTGGAAGAGGGCATCATTGCCAGCCCGGCAGAAGCAGACATGGCGCTGGTCTACGGCCTGGGCTTCCCTCCGTTCCACGGCGGTGCATTCCGCTGGCTGGATACGCTGGGTAGCGCGAAATATCTCGATATGGCGCAGCAGTATCAGCACCTCGGTCCGTTGTATGACGTGCCGGAAGGTCTGCGCAATAAAGCGCGTCATAACGAACCGTATTATCCCGCAGTGGAGCCCGCCCGTCCGGTTGGCACGCTGAAAACGGCTTAA
- the rfaH gene encoding transcription/translation regulatory transformer protein RfaH: MQAWYLLYCKRGQLQRAQEHLERQAVSCLTPMITLEKIVRGKRTSVSEPLFPNYLFVEFDPEVIHTTTINATRGVSHFVRFGMHPATVPSSVIHQLSVYKPEGVTDPSTPYPGDSVVITEGAFEGLQAIFSEPDGEARSMLLLNLLNKQVMQSVKNTDFRKTDND, from the coding sequence ATGCAAGCCTGGTATTTACTGTACTGCAAACGCGGTCAACTTCAGCGCGCTCAGGAACATCTCGAACGGCAGGCGGTGAGTTGCCTGACGCCGATGATCACCCTGGAGAAAATCGTACGCGGTAAGCGTACTTCAGTCAGTGAACCGCTTTTCCCCAACTACCTGTTTGTTGAATTTGACCCGGAAGTGATTCATACCACTACCATTAATGCGACCCGTGGCGTCAGCCATTTCGTGCGTTTTGGTATGCATCCAGCCACGGTGCCTTCCAGCGTTATTCATCAGCTTTCGGTGTATAAGCCCGAAGGCGTTACCGACCCCAGCACACCGTATCCTGGCGACAGCGTGGTGATCACCGAGGGCGCGTTTGAAGGCCTGCAGGCGATTTTCTCTGAGCCTGACGGCGAAGCCCGCTCGATGCTGCTGCTCAATCTGCTCAACAAGCAGGTTATGCAAAGCGTGAAGAACACCGACTTTCGCAAAACCGATAACGACTAA
- the pepQ gene encoding Xaa-Pro dipeptidase: protein MESLAALYKNHIATLQERARNALDRFKLDALLIHSGELMNVFLDDHPYPFKVNPQFKAWVPVTQVPNCWLLVDGVNKPKLWFYLPVDYWHNVEPLPTSFWTEEVEVIALPKADGIGSQLPAARGNIGYIGPVPERAIGLGIAADKINPKGVIDYLHYYRSYKTDYELACMREAQKTAVNGHRAAEEAFRSGMSEFDINQAYLTATGHRDTDVPYGNIVALNEHASVLHYTKLDHRVPSEVRSFLLDAGAEYNGYAADLTRTWAAHSDNDFAHLIKDVNDEQLALIATMKAGVSYVDYHIQFHQRIAKILRKHQILTDMSEEAMVENDLTGPFMPHGIGHPLGLQVHDVAGFMQDDTGTHLAAPSKYPYLRCTRVLQPRMVLTIEPGIYFIESLLAPWREGQFSKHFNWQKIEALKPFGGIRIEDNVVIHENNVENMTRDLKLA, encoded by the coding sequence ATGGAATCACTGGCTGCACTCTATAAAAATCATATCGCCACCCTGCAGGAGCGCGCGCGTAACGCGCTGGACCGCTTCAAGCTGGACGCGCTGTTAATTCATTCCGGCGAACTGATGAACGTGTTCCTCGATGATCACCCGTATCCGTTCAAGGTCAACCCGCAGTTTAAAGCCTGGGTGCCCGTGACGCAGGTGCCAAACTGCTGGCTGCTGGTGGATGGCGTCAATAAACCGAAGCTGTGGTTCTATCTGCCGGTCGATTACTGGCACAACGTTGAGCCGTTGCCGACCTCTTTTTGGACAGAAGAAGTTGAGGTGATTGCGCTGCCGAAAGCAGACGGTATTGGTAGCCAACTGCCAGCGGCTCGCGGAAATATCGGTTATATTGGTCCGGTTCCGGAGCGTGCGATTGGCCTGGGCATTGCTGCCGATAAGATCAACCCGAAAGGGGTGATTGATTACCTGCACTACTATCGTTCTTATAAAACGGATTACGAACTGGCCTGTATGCGCGAAGCGCAGAAAACGGCGGTCAACGGCCATCGCGCAGCGGAAGAAGCTTTCCGTTCCGGGATGAGCGAGTTCGACATCAATCAGGCGTATCTGACGGCGACCGGGCATCGCGATACCGATGTACCGTATGGCAACATCGTGGCGCTGAATGAACACGCCTCTGTATTGCACTACACCAAACTGGATCACCGCGTGCCGTCTGAAGTGCGTAGCTTCCTGCTGGACGCTGGCGCAGAATATAACGGTTATGCCGCTGACCTCACTCGCACCTGGGCGGCGCACAGCGACAATGATTTCGCCCATCTGATTAAAGACGTGAATGACGAGCAGCTGGCGCTGATCGCCACCATGAAAGCGGGTGTCAGCTACGTGGATTACCATATCCAGTTCCATCAGCGCATCGCAAAAATTCTGCGTAAACATCAAATCCTCACCGATATGAGCGAAGAGGCGATGGTTGAAAATGACCTGACCGGGCCATTTATGCCGCACGGTATTGGTCACCCGTTGGGATTACAGGTTCATGATGTCGCGGGCTTTATGCAGGATGACACCGGCACGCACCTGGCTGCGCCGTCGAAATATCCGTACCTGCGCTGCACCCGCGTGTTGCAACCGCGCATGGTGCTGACCATCGAACCGGGCATTTACTTCATTGAATCTCTGCTGGCGCCGTGGCGTGAAGGGCAGTTCAGCAAGCACTTCAACTGGCAGAAAATTGAAGCGCTGAAACCGTTCGGCGGGATTCGTATCGAAGATAACGTCGTGATCCACGAAAATAACGTTGAGAACATGACGCGCGATCTGAAACTGGCGTAA
- a CDS encoding IMPACT family protein, producing MESWPIPASPVTFTEEIKKSRFITLLAHTDGVEAAKAFVESVRAEHPDARHHCVAWVAGRPDDSQQLGFSDDGEPAGTAGKPMLAQLMGSGVGEITAVVVRYYGGVLLGTGGLVKAYGGGVQQALNQLTTQIKTPLTEYTLLCEYGQLSGIETLLGQFSGVIVTSDYQASVQLRVALPQAKVDAFTAKLADFSRGSLQLLAIEE from the coding sequence ATGGAAAGCTGGCCGATACCGGCGTCGCCGGTCACGTTTACTGAAGAGATTAAAAAGAGCCGTTTCATCACCCTGCTGGCGCATACCGACGGGGTGGAGGCGGCGAAAGCGTTTGTTGAGTCGGTGAGGGCGGAACATCCTGATGCCCGTCACCACTGCGTCGCCTGGGTTGCCGGACGGCCAGATGACTCACAGCAGCTTGGCTTTTCAGATGATGGTGAACCGGCGGGAACGGCGGGTAAGCCCATGCTGGCGCAGCTTATGGGAAGCGGCGTCGGCGAAATTACCGCCGTGGTGGTTCGCTACTACGGCGGCGTGCTGTTGGGAACTGGCGGCCTGGTGAAAGCCTATGGCGGTGGTGTCCAGCAGGCGCTAAATCAACTCACAACACAAATCAAAACGCCATTAACCGAATATACTCTGTTGTGTGAATATGGTCAGTTGTCGGGGATAGAAACGCTGCTGGGGCAATTCTCTGGCGTCATTGTAACCAGTGACTATCAGGCATCGGTACAGCTACGCGTGGCGCTTCCGCAAGCGAAAGTGGATGCTTTTACAGCAAAACTGGCTGATTTTAGTCGTGGTTCATTGCAATTGTTAGCGATTGAAGAATAA
- the fadA gene encoding acetyl-CoA C-acyltransferase FadA — protein sequence MEQVVIVDAIRTPMGRSKGGAFRHVRAEDLSAHLMRSLLARNPALEAASLDDIYWGCVQQTLEQGFNIARNAALLAEVPHSVPANTVNRLCGSSMQALHDAARMIMTGDAHACLIGGVEHMGHVPMSHGVDFHPGLSRNVAKAAGMMGLTAEMLARMHGISREMQDAFAARSHARAWAATQSGAFKNEIVPTGGHDADGVLKQFNYDEVIRPETTVEALATLKPAFDPVTGTVTAGSSSALSDGASAMLVMSESRARELGFTPRARIRSMAVVGCDPSIMGYGPVPASKLALKKAGLSVSDIDLFEMNEAFAAQILPCIKDLGLTEQIDEKINLNGGAIALGHPLGCSGARISTTLLNLMERKDAQFGLATMCIGLGQGIATVFERV from the coding sequence ATGGAACAGGTTGTCATTGTCGATGCAATTCGTACCCCGATGGGCCGTTCAAAAGGCGGCGCCTTCCGTCACGTGCGTGCGGAAGATCTCTCCGCGCACCTGATGCGTAGCCTGCTGGCGCGCAACCCGGCGCTGGAAGCGGCGTCTCTTGATGATATTTACTGGGGCTGCGTGCAGCAGACGCTGGAGCAGGGTTTTAACATTGCGCGTAACGCCGCCCTGCTGGCGGAAGTACCGCACTCGGTGCCTGCCAACACCGTTAACCGCCTGTGTGGCTCGTCGATGCAGGCGTTGCACGACGCCGCACGTATGATCATGACCGGCGATGCACACGCCTGTCTCATCGGCGGTGTTGAACATATGGGCCACGTGCCGATGAGCCACGGCGTCGATTTCCACCCAGGCTTAAGCCGTAACGTCGCCAAAGCGGCGGGCATGATGGGTTTAACCGCCGAAATGCTGGCGCGGATGCACGGCATCAGCCGTGAGATGCAGGATGCCTTTGCCGCCCGCTCTCACGCGCGTGCCTGGGCCGCAACCCAGTCCGGCGCGTTTAAAAATGAGATAGTCCCAACCGGGGGTCACGATGCCGACGGCGTTCTGAAGCAGTTTAACTACGATGAGGTGATTCGACCGGAAACCACCGTTGAAGCGCTCGCGACGCTGAAACCGGCATTCGATCCGGTCACCGGCACGGTTACCGCCGGTTCCTCTTCCGCGCTTTCCGATGGCGCTTCCGCCATGCTGGTCATGAGCGAAAGCCGCGCCCGCGAACTGGGCTTCACACCGCGCGCGCGCATTCGCTCAATGGCGGTTGTCGGCTGCGATCCGTCTATCATGGGTTATGGCCCGGTTCCGGCGTCTAAGCTGGCGCTGAAAAAAGCGGGCCTGTCGGTAAGCGATATCGACCTGTTTGAAATGAACGAAGCGTTTGCCGCTCAGATCCTGCCATGTATTAAAGATCTGGGGCTGACAGAACAGATAGACGAGAAGATCAACCTCAACGGCGGGGCGATCGCCCTGGGTCACCCATTGGGATGTTCAGGGGCGCGCATCAGTACCACGCTGCTGAACCTGATGGAACGCAAAGACGCCCAGTTTGGTCTGGCGACGATGTGTATCGGGCTAGGTCAGGGGATTGCGACCGTATTTGAACGCGTATAA
- the trkH gene encoding Trk system potassium transporter TrkH — protein sequence MHFRAITRIVGLLVILFSGTMILPGLVALIYRDGAGRAFTQTFFVALVIGSLLWWPNRREKGELKSREGFLIVVLFWTVLGSVGALPFIFSEQPNLTITDAFFESFSGLTTTGATTLVGLDSLPHAILFYRQMLQWFGGMGIIVLAVAILPILGVGGMQLYRAEMPGPLKDNKMRPRIAETAKTLWLIYVLLTVACALALWFAGMPAFDAIGHSFATIAIGGFSTHDASVGYFDSPTINTIIAIFLLISGCNYGLHFSLLSGRSLKVYWRDPEFRMFIGVQLTLVFICTLVLFFHNVYSSALTTLNQAFFQVVSMATTAGFTTDSIARWPLFLPVLLLCSAFIGGCAGSTGGGLKVIRILLLFKQGNRELKRLVHPNAVYSIKLGNRALPERILEAVWGFFSAYALVFIISMLAIIATGVDDFSAFASVVATLNNLGPGLGVVADNFASMNPVAKWILIANMLFGRLEVFTLLVLFTPTFWRE from the coding sequence ATGCATTTTCGTGCCATAACCCGAATCGTCGGACTTCTGGTCATCTTGTTTTCGGGAACCATGATCCTTCCCGGCCTGGTGGCATTGATTTACCGCGATGGCGCCGGGCGGGCATTTACCCAAACCTTTTTTGTCGCGCTGGTGATTGGCTCATTACTGTGGTGGCCGAACCGTCGCGAGAAGGGCGAACTCAAATCGCGCGAAGGATTTTTGATTGTGGTCCTGTTCTGGACCGTACTGGGCAGCGTGGGTGCGCTTCCCTTTATCTTCTCTGAGCAGCCAAACCTCACGATAACCGACGCTTTTTTTGAATCCTTTTCCGGGCTGACAACGACCGGCGCGACGACGCTGGTGGGCCTCGATTCGCTGCCGCATGCGATTCTCTTTTATCGACAGATGCTGCAATGGTTCGGCGGTATGGGGATCATCGTGTTAGCCGTGGCGATTCTGCCTATCCTCGGCGTCGGGGGGATGCAGCTTTATCGTGCTGAAATGCCAGGGCCGCTGAAGGATAACAAGATGCGGCCGCGTATTGCGGAAACGGCAAAAACCCTGTGGCTCATCTATGTATTGCTGACCGTCGCCTGTGCGCTGGCGCTGTGGTTTGCGGGTATGCCGGCGTTCGACGCTATCGGTCACAGTTTCGCGACTATCGCGATTGGTGGCTTCTCGACGCATGATGCCAGCGTGGGCTATTTCGACAGCCCAACGATTAACACTATTATTGCTATCTTCTTACTGATCTCCGGGTGTAACTACGGTCTGCACTTCTCGTTACTGAGTGGGCGGAGCCTGAAGGTTTACTGGCGCGATCCGGAATTCAGAATGTTTATTGGCGTTCAATTGACGCTGGTCTTTATCTGTACGCTGGTGCTCTTTTTCCATAACGTTTACAGCTCGGCGCTGACGACGCTAAACCAGGCCTTCTTCCAGGTGGTGTCGATGGCGACGACGGCGGGCTTTACGACGGACAGCATCGCTCGCTGGCCGCTCTTCCTGCCGGTGCTGTTACTCTGCTCCGCGTTTATCGGCGGTTGCGCCGGGTCGACGGGCGGTGGTCTGAAGGTGATTCGTATCCTGCTGCTGTTCAAGCAGGGGAACCGCGAACTAAAGCGTCTGGTGCATCCGAATGCGGTGTATAGCATCAAACTGGGCAACCGTGCGCTGCCGGAACGTATTCTTGAAGCGGTATGGGGATTCTTCTCTGCGTATGCGCTGGTGTTCATTATCAGTATGCTGGCGATTATCGCGACCGGCGTGGATGACTTCTCTGCCTTTGCCTCGGTAGTGGCAACGCTGAATAACCTTGGACCAGGGCTTGGCGTAGTGGCGGATAACTTTGCCAGCATGAACCCGGTGGCGAAGTGGATCCTGATTGCGAACATGCTGTTTGGTCGTCTGGAAGTCTTTACGCTGCTGGTGTTGTTTACCCCAACCTTCTGGCGCGAATAA